The following proteins are encoded in a genomic region of Hirundo rustica isolate bHirRus1 chromosome 3, bHirRus1.pri.v3, whole genome shotgun sequence:
- the EPHA7 gene encoding ephrin type-A receptor 7 isoform X9 — translation MAFQSRLPSWIILCSVWLFRFAHTGEAQAAKEVILLDSKAQQTELEWISSPPNGWEEISGLDENYTPIRTYQVCQVMESNQNNWLRTNWIAKSNAQRIFVELKFTLRDCNSLPGVLGTCKETFNLYYYETDYDTGRNIRENQYVKIDTIAADESFTQGDLGERKMKLNTEVREIGPLSKKGFYLAFQDVGACIALVSVKVYYKKCWSIIENLAIFPDTVTGSEFSSLVEVRGTCVSSAEEEAENSPKMHCSAEGEWLVPIGKCICKAGYQQKGDTCERMIKTTFMKT, via the exons ATGGCTTTCCAAAGTAGGCTCCCTTCTTGGATTATTTTGTGCTCCGTCTGGCTGTTCCGCTTTGCACACACGGGGGAGGCACAGGCTGCAAAAGAAG taatattGCTGGACTCTAAAGCACAACAGACAGAGTTGGAATggatttcctctcctcccaaTGGG TGGGAAGAAATTAGTGGACTGGATGAAAACTACACTCCTATACGAACATACCAGGTATGCCAGGTGATGgaatcaaaccaaaacaactggCTTCGGACTAACTGGATTGCAAAAAGCAATGCACAAAGGATTTTTGTAGAACTGAAATTCACTCTGAGGGATTGTAACAGTCTTCCTGGAGTTCTGGGGACTTGTAAAGAAACTTTTAACTTGTATTATTATGAAACAGACTACGACACTGGCAGGAATATCCGAGAAAACCAATATGTAAAAATAGACACTATTGCAGCAGATGAAAGTTTTACCCAGGGTGATCttggggagagaaaaatgaaacttaaCACAGAGGTGAGAGAAATTGGACCTTTGTCCAAAAAAGGATTCTATCTTGCGTTTCAGGACGTAGGGGCCTGCATTGCTTTGGTCTCTGTGAAAGTCTACTACAAGAAGTGCTGGTCCATCATTGAGAACTTAGCTATTTTTCCTGACACAGTGACTGGCTCAGAGTTTTCCTCTTTAGTTGAAGTGCGAGGAACTTGTGTCAGCAGTGCGGAGGAGGAGGCGGAGAACTCGCCGAAGATGCACTGTAGCGCGGAGGGAGAATGGTTAGTGCCTATTGGAAAATGTATCTGCAAAGCGGGATACCAGCAGAAAGGAGACACGTGTGAAC GTATGATAAAAACTACTTTTATGAAAACTTAA
- the EPHA7 gene encoding ephrin type-A receptor 7 isoform X10, with amino-acid sequence MAFQSRLPSWIILCSVWLFRFAHTGEAQAAKEVILLDSKAQQTELEWISSPPNGWEEISGLDENYTPIRTYQVCQVMESNQNNWLRTNWIAKSNAQRIFVELKFTLRDCNSLPGVLGTCKETFNLYYYETDYDTGRNIRENQYVKIDTIAADESFTQGDLGERKMKLNTEVREIGPLSKKGFYLAFQDVGACIALVSVKVYYKKCWSIIENLAIFPDTVTGSEFSSLVEVRGTCVSSAEEEAENSPKMHCSAEGEWLVPIGKCICKAGYQQKGDTCERIERNLSEH; translated from the exons ATGGCTTTCCAAAGTAGGCTCCCTTCTTGGATTATTTTGTGCTCCGTCTGGCTGTTCCGCTTTGCACACACGGGGGAGGCACAGGCTGCAAAAGAAG taatattGCTGGACTCTAAAGCACAACAGACAGAGTTGGAATggatttcctctcctcccaaTGGG TGGGAAGAAATTAGTGGACTGGATGAAAACTACACTCCTATACGAACATACCAGGTATGCCAGGTGATGgaatcaaaccaaaacaactggCTTCGGACTAACTGGATTGCAAAAAGCAATGCACAAAGGATTTTTGTAGAACTGAAATTCACTCTGAGGGATTGTAACAGTCTTCCTGGAGTTCTGGGGACTTGTAAAGAAACTTTTAACTTGTATTATTATGAAACAGACTACGACACTGGCAGGAATATCCGAGAAAACCAATATGTAAAAATAGACACTATTGCAGCAGATGAAAGTTTTACCCAGGGTGATCttggggagagaaaaatgaaacttaaCACAGAGGTGAGAGAAATTGGACCTTTGTCCAAAAAAGGATTCTATCTTGCGTTTCAGGACGTAGGGGCCTGCATTGCTTTGGTCTCTGTGAAAGTCTACTACAAGAAGTGCTGGTCCATCATTGAGAACTTAGCTATTTTTCCTGACACAGTGACTGGCTCAGAGTTTTCCTCTTTAGTTGAAGTGCGAGGAACTTGTGTCAGCAGTGCGGAGGAGGAGGCGGAGAACTCGCCGAAGATGCACTGTAGCGCGGAGGGAGAATGGTTAGTGCCTATTGGAAAATGTATCTGCAAAGCGGGATACCAGCAGAAAGGAGACACGTGTGAAC GTATTGAGAGAAACTTATCTGAACATTGA